A single window of Longimicrobiaceae bacterium DNA harbors:
- a CDS encoding aminotransferase class V-fold PLP-dependent enzyme has translation MSDTFSALRATEFARLDAGGHVYLDYTGSGLYAESQVRAHAQMLTSSVFGNPHSRNPTSLAATALVEEVRDRVHAYFQADPAEYEVIFTLNASHALKLVGESFGFEAGSRYVLTADNHNSVNGIREYAHCRDAEVRYVPLDADLRIADVHRHLEGADPEKANLFVFPAQSNFSGVKHPLEWIADAQSLGYDVLLDAAAYVPTSPLSLAEVKPDFVCVSFYKMFGFPTGVGALLARTDALHRLHRPWFGGGTVRFVSASSEVTMMHTTGRGFEDGTLNFLSIAAVRDGLDFVEGIGIERINAHVMALAEGLLAELKGMTHSGGAPMVRIYGPCTTEGRGATVAFNLLDPDGHVVDFKEVEERSSAAGVSLRTGYFCNPGAAEFAFEHADAEVSRCFGSMVPDFSLQRFSVCLNHKPVGAVRVSLGIASNEADVRALLAILEGFRDAHVPAPDEAMATA, from the coding sequence ATGAGCGACACCTTCTCCGCGCTTCGCGCCACGGAGTTCGCCCGGCTGGACGCGGGCGGGCACGTGTACCTGGACTACACCGGCAGCGGCCTGTATGCCGAGAGCCAGGTGCGCGCCCACGCGCAGATGCTCACGTCCAGCGTATTCGGCAACCCGCACTCGCGCAACCCGACCTCGCTGGCCGCCACCGCGTTGGTGGAAGAGGTGCGCGACCGCGTGCACGCGTACTTCCAGGCGGACCCGGCGGAATACGAGGTGATCTTCACCCTCAACGCCAGCCATGCCCTGAAGCTGGTGGGCGAGAGCTTCGGCTTCGAGGCGGGGTCGCGCTACGTGCTGACGGCCGACAACCACAACTCGGTGAACGGCATCCGCGAGTATGCGCACTGCCGCGACGCCGAGGTGCGCTACGTGCCGCTGGACGCCGACCTGCGCATCGCCGACGTGCACCGGCACCTTGAGGGCGCGGACCCGGAGAAGGCCAACCTCTTCGTCTTCCCCGCGCAGTCCAACTTCTCCGGCGTGAAGCACCCGCTGGAGTGGATCGCCGACGCGCAGTCGCTGGGCTACGACGTGCTGCTGGACGCGGCGGCCTACGTGCCCACGAGCCCGCTGAGCCTGGCGGAGGTCAAGCCGGACTTCGTCTGCGTCTCGTTCTACAAGATGTTCGGCTTCCCCACCGGCGTGGGCGCCTTGCTGGCGCGGACGGACGCGCTGCACCGCCTGCACCGCCCGTGGTTCGGCGGCGGCACCGTGCGCTTCGTCTCCGCCAGCAGCGAGGTGACGATGATGCACACCACCGGGCGCGGCTTCGAGGACGGCACGCTGAACTTCCTCAGCATCGCCGCGGTGCGCGACGGGCTGGACTTCGTGGAGGGGATCGGGATCGAGCGCATCAACGCGCACGTGATGGCGCTGGCCGAAGGGCTGCTCGCGGAGCTGAAGGGGATGACGCACTCCGGCGGCGCGCCCATGGTGCGCATCTACGGCCCGTGTACCACGGAGGGCCGCGGGGCGACGGTCGCCTTCAACCTGCTGGATCCCGACGGGCACGTGGTGGATTTCAAGGAGGTGGAGGAGAGGTCCAGCGCGGCCGGCGTGTCGCTGCGCACGGGCTACTTCTGCAACCCCGGCGCGGCGGAGTTCGCCTTCGAGCACGCGGACGCCGAGGTGTCGCGCTGCTTCGGGTCGATGGTGCCGGACTTCTCCCTCCAGCGCTTCTCCGTCTGCCTCAACCACAAGCCCGTAGGCGCCGTGCGCGTGTCGCTCGGCATCGCCAGCAACGAGGCGGACGTACGCGCCCTCCTCGCCATCCTGGAAGGCTTCCGCGACGCGCACGTCCCCGCGCCGGACGAGGCGATGGCGACGGCGTAG